A part of Acipenser ruthenus chromosome 12, fAciRut3.2 maternal haplotype, whole genome shotgun sequence genomic DNA contains:
- the LOC117973172 gene encoding uncharacterized protein C1orf21 homolog: MGCTSAKHVSSVPSEEEEEGGGKAKAYQNGDAFGDQYKLKAVEEVKYMRSGDEDGVTARNQENLEKSASSNRSKSQKDGANSQRANIHTSESQQEFFRMLDEKIEKGPDYSSEEEKDIT; the protein is encoded by the exons ATGGGCTGCACCTCAGCCAAGCACGTGTCCTCCGTGCcgagtgaggaggaggaggagggggggggcaaGGCCAAGGCCTACCAGAACGGGGATGCCTTCGGAG ACCAGTACAAGCTGAAGGCTGTGGAGGAGGTGAAATACATGAGGAGCGGAGATGAAGATGGAGTGACAGCACGCAACCAGGAGAACctg GAGAAAAGTGCTTCTTCAAACCGGAGCAAATCCCAGAAGGATGGAGCGAATTCACAGAGAGCCAA TATCCACACATCTGAGAGCCAACAAGAATTCTTCCGAATGCTGGATGAAAAAATCGAGAAG GGTCCAGACTACAGCTCTGAGGAGGAGAAGGACATCACATAG